From the genome of Drosophila melanogaster chromosome 2L, one region includes:
- the ppk16 gene encoding pickpocket 16 — MAFKKRRIFDLRHVQAQQMATTAIHRRSHPMHNHSHNPIQPQHRFRQIGEWFTENMRNYCQTTSLHGFSYITRQDISRHERWFWLVVVILAIITSIVLVVVSWYWSQETPTVTVIESSHFPTWNIPFPAVTICNFNKISKSKALSLLDQMQVPVGINRSELHNLFNLTLLPVDTMISNDSLQKYDRILSLNNLTLNRLTQQLSPDCIEMISSCIWKGINTRCESLFQRIDTMEGQCCTFNYFGGISNNFPEKIAYQVPKRPYRVTGCGYPTGLSVLLNPMISDYYGTFFSGFGFRLLLHDAYNFPDENSETKVVTTTRESFVRINPESTYATNDIRRMDLSLRNCLFGSEMTMHGLRRYSFINCMFECRVRMTVDLCGCLPPYVYNNGSYKVCGVLQTNCIIHSKRLFSHALANLNFSLSIVRETDSFPCGCLPDCQSNHYVSESTTGRLDISYFANRPTFNNATDRILLHVFFSDLMSTRYRTDIFQNWLSALASFGGLLGLIMGFSIVTAFEFIYFLTFRPVFNYINRE, encoded by the exons ATGGCTTTCAAGAAGCGGCGCATCTTCGACTTGCGACATGTTCAGGCCCAACAGATGGCCACCACCGCCATTCACAGACGCAGTCATCCGATGCACAACCATTCACACAATCCCATCCAGCCGCAACATCGATTTCGCCAGATAGGCGAATGGTTCACCGAGAACATGCGCAACTACTGCCAGACCACGTCCCTTCACGGATTCAGTTACATCACCCGACAGGACATCAGTCGCCATGAGCGTTGGTTTTGGCTAGTGGTCGTGATCCTGGCCATCATCACCTCCAttgtgctggtggtggtgtccTGGTACTGGAGCCAGGAAACGCCAACGGTCACAGTTATCGAAAGCTCGCACTTTCCGACATGGAATATTCCCTTTCCGGCTGTCACCATATGCAACTTTAATAAGATATCGAAAAGTAAAGCACTTAGCTTGTTGGACCAAAT GCAAGTTCCAGTTGGAATTAATAGATCCGAACTGCATAACCTCTTCAATCTGACACTTTTGCCCGTGGATACCATGATTAGCAATGATTCGCTGCAGAAATACGATCGGATTTTGAGCCTTAACAATCTTACACTGAACCGGCTTACCCAGCAATTGTCACCGGACTGCATCGAAATGATTTCCAGCTGCATTTGGAAGGGCATCAATACGCGATGCGAAAGCCTCTTTCAACGCATAGATACCATGGAGGGGCAGTGCTGTACTTTTAACTATTTCGGCGGTATCAGCAACAATTTTCCAGA GAAAATTGCATATCAGGTTCCAAAGCGACCATATCGCGTTACGGGATGCGGCTATCCCACGGGTCTCTCGGTTCTGCTTAACCCCATGATATCGGACTATTATGGCACCTTCTTCAGTGGCTTTGGCTTTCGCCTGCTTCTCCACGATGCCTATAACTTTCCGGATGAGAATTCGGAGACCAAAGTGGTCACCACGACGAGGGAAAGTTTTGTGAGAATAAATCCAGAGTCCACCTACGCAACCAACGATATTCGCCGCATGGATCTATCACTGAGGAACTGCCTCTTTGGAAGCGAGATGACCATGCATGGCCTCAGGCGCTATTCCTTCATCAACTGCATGTTCGAATGCCGGGTCCGGATGACTGTGGACCTTTGTGGTTGTCTACCACCGTATGTTTACAACAACGGCAGCTACAAAGTTTGTGGTGTGCTGCAAACCAATTGCATAATTCACAGTAAAA GACTCTTTTCCCATGCCCTggccaatttgaatttctCGCTCTCAATTGTCCGGGAGACGGATAGTTTTCCCTGTGGATGTCTGCCGGACTGCCAGTCGAATCATTATGTTTCTGAGAGCACTACTGGCCGATTGGACATAAGCTACTTTGCCAACCGACCAACATTCAA CAATGCCACAGATAGGATACTACTCCATGTGTTTTTCAGCGATCTAATGAGCACCAGATATCGAACGGACATATTTCAGAACTGGCTGTCCGCCTTGG CCTCATTTGGCGGCTTGCTGGGACTAATTATGGGATTCAGCATAGTGACGGCATTCGAGTTCATATACTTTCTTACCTTCCGTCCAGTTTTCAACTACATCAACCGGGAGTAG
- the IP3K1 gene encoding inositol 1,4,5-triphosphate kinase 1, isoform B codes for MSLLKFLAINALELSAPATPHLLQHQQAHKQAKPQGWMQLSGHPESIVPTSTGIVRKRISGLEDSEVHAYRLICKEPQTAQIVPAYFGIQEMQSQHFIELQDLLAGFRDPCVMDIKMGSRTFLESEVSNATLRPDLYQKMIAVDAGAPTPAEHEARAITKLRYMTFRESLSSSHSKGFRIEALRLRGRPPVKDLKTCRSSEQIAQTIEQFLAARRSVQKELLKRLKHMRLVIEQSTFFASHEIIGSSIFIVYDDDRVGVWLIDFAKCRELPPHVRVDHRSAWAPGNREEGLLRGMDELIRSFEEVYARCGSHRSCLKI; via the exons ATGTCCCTGCTCAAGTTCTTGGCCATT AATGCCCTAGAGCTGAGTGCCCCAGCAACGCCACATCTCCTCCAGCATCAGCAGGCCCACAAGCAGGCGAAGCCACAGGGCTGGATGCAGCTATCCGGTCACCCAGAGAG CATTGTTCCCACATCGACTGGAATAGTGCGCAAACGGATCTCAGGACTGGAGGATAGCGAAGTACATGCCTACCGACTGATCTGCAAGGAACCACAGACCGCTCAGATAGTGCCCGCCTACTTTGGAATACAGGAGATGCAATCACAGCACTTTATTGAGCTGCAGGATCTGCTGGCTGGCTTTCGGGATCCGTGTGTGATGGACATCAAGATGGGCAGCCGCACCTTTCTCGAATCGGAGGTCAGCAATGCCACGCTCAGACCGGACCTCTACCAGAAGATGATCGCCGTGGATGCGGGAGCTCCCACGCCTGCGGAGCACGAGGCACGAGCGATCACCAAGCTGCGGTACATGACATTCCGGGAGTCCCTGTCCTCCTCCCACTCCAAGGGTTTCCGGATCGAAGCACTGCGTCTGCGCGGACGACCGCCTGTCAAGGATTTGAAGACGTGCCGAAGCAGCGAGCAGATTGCCCAGACGATCGAACAGTTTCTGGCTGCTCGGCGATCcgtgcaaaaggagctgctGAAGCGACTAAAGCACATGCGCCTGGTCATCGAACAGTCGACCTTCTTCGCCAGCCACGAGATCATTGGCTCCAGCATCTTTATCGTCTACGATGACGATCGCGTTGGCGTTTGGCTAATTGACTTCGCCAAGTGCCGGGAGCTGCCACCCCATGTGAGGGTGGACCATCGAAGTGCTTGGGCGCCTGGAAACCGAGAGGAGGGTCTGCTACGCGGAATGGACGAGCTCATCCGCTCCTTCGAGGAGGTCTACGCCCGCTGTGGCTCCCATCGCAGCTGCCTTAAAATCTAA
- the IP3K1 gene encoding inositol 1,4,5-triphosphate kinase 1, isoform A, whose product MTMTSTVLQRPIQAKPEKKASSKSTSSSRSRSTMAWSNEKLRFSCIDNIGLKQLWKLIALDTSASSKQRSAMMLEVEQQQQQQQQQQSNNNNERIPNENCDYLSLQRSGQAPKNHIQAQDPAQMSLLKFLAINALELSAPATPHLLQHQQAHKQAKPQGWMQLSGHPESIVPTSTGIVRKRISGLEDSEVHAYRLICKEPQTAQIVPAYFGIQEMQSQHFIELQDLLAGFRDPCVMDIKMGSRTFLESEVSNATLRPDLYQKMIAVDAGAPTPAEHEARAITKLRYMTFRESLSSSHSKGFRIEALRLRGRPPVKDLKTCRSSEQIAQTIEQFLAARRSVQKELLKRLKHMRLVIEQSTFFASHEIIGSSIFIVYDDDRVGVWLIDFAKCRELPPHVRVDHRSAWAPGNREEGLLRGMDELIRSFEEVYARCGSHRSCLKI is encoded by the exons ATGACTATGACTTCTACGGTGCTCCAACGGCCCATTCAAGCCAAGCCAGAGAAGAAGGCCTCCTCCAAATCGACCAGCTCCTCGAGAAGCCGCTCCACGATGGCCTGGTCCAATGAGAAGCTGCGCTTCTCCTGCATCGACAACATCGGACTCAAGCAGCTATGGAAGCTGATTGCCCTGGACACGAGTGCTTCATCCAAGCAGCGCAGTGCCATGATGTTGGAAgtggagcaacagcagcaacagcagcagcagcagcaatcgaACAACAATAACGAG CGGATACCCAACGAGAACTGCGACTATTTGAGTCTACAGAGATCGGGCCAGGCGCCGAAGAATCACATCCAGGCGCAGGATCCGGCTCAGATGTCCCTGCTCAAGTTCTTGGCCATT AATGCCCTAGAGCTGAGTGCCCCAGCAACGCCACATCTCCTCCAGCATCAGCAGGCCCACAAGCAGGCGAAGCCACAGGGCTGGATGCAGCTATCCGGTCACCCAGAGAG CATTGTTCCCACATCGACTGGAATAGTGCGCAAACGGATCTCAGGACTGGAGGATAGCGAAGTACATGCCTACCGACTGATCTGCAAGGAACCACAGACCGCTCAGATAGTGCCCGCCTACTTTGGAATACAGGAGATGCAATCACAGCACTTTATTGAGCTGCAGGATCTGCTGGCTGGCTTTCGGGATCCGTGTGTGATGGACATCAAGATGGGCAGCCGCACCTTTCTCGAATCGGAGGTCAGCAATGCCACGCTCAGACCGGACCTCTACCAGAAGATGATCGCCGTGGATGCGGGAGCTCCCACGCCTGCGGAGCACGAGGCACGAGCGATCACCAAGCTGCGGTACATGACATTCCGGGAGTCCCTGTCCTCCTCCCACTCCAAGGGTTTCCGGATCGAAGCACTGCGTCTGCGCGGACGACCGCCTGTCAAGGATTTGAAGACGTGCCGAAGCAGCGAGCAGATTGCCCAGACGATCGAACAGTTTCTGGCTGCTCGGCGATCcgtgcaaaaggagctgctGAAGCGACTAAAGCACATGCGCCTGGTCATCGAACAGTCGACCTTCTTCGCCAGCCACGAGATCATTGGCTCCAGCATCTTTATCGTCTACGATGACGATCGCGTTGGCGTTTGGCTAATTGACTTCGCCAAGTGCCGGGAGCTGCCACCCCATGTGAGGGTGGACCATCGAAGTGCTTGGGCGCCTGGAAACCGAGAGGAGGGTCTGCTACGCGGAATGGACGAGCTCATCCGCTCCTTCGAGGAGGTCTACGCCCGCTGTGGCTCCCATCGCAGCTGCCTTAAAATCTAA
- the ppk11 gene encoding pickpocket 11: MSDVPGEDSPTHFYPVNFENYLRPKQSIKCQPLQRFKKPNERATNLYRNLKRLKILRWYNRVSKRFEEFPLPKFLGFLQARNDDGLCKRKTGFEIYCEMASIHGFHIFVGAKTWQRILWWLLICNAVLLSFTLVIMSLSMSKETPTIRFIDTMMKPTAEVPFPAVTICGFNTKEWMNSSQIVNQRNASWLELLEDLALPICPQIKICQWDNRMVNCLDQLQPIWTLDQRLCCSFNYNKQLFSSYLGVSFVLRSNDEILQSSKSAGFEVLIHESHEIPNGATPRVFVPGESDAHIMLRPYINRFTKNLKGLSLQKRGCYFSTERRLILSDVYNQINCLAECRTESILKSCGCIPPKSPIEKSWLICDLKQMQCVIDFDHDEIISGEQKNCDCLPPCEFNRYEFQSDIRFIKGMINNSIVNTSNQETTNEVRVRVYYDSAIAEELLLDVYENWLTFIGTFGGITGLFMGCSFVSVFELIFFSCVRPTCNWLTRQQILWRRRRNQRVGITESRSLGPAN; this comes from the exons ATGTCCGACGTTCCAGGAGAGGATTCTCCAACTCACTTTTATCCAGTTAACTTTGAGAATTACCTGAGGCCCAAACAATCAATCAAATGCCAGCCACTTCAGCGTTTCAAGAAGCCAAATGAAAGAGCCACCAATCTATACAGGAACCTAAAACGTTTAAAGATTCTCAGGTGGTATAATCGTGTGTCGAAACGATTTGAAGAGTTTCCACTGCCAAAATTCCTTGGATTCCTGCAAGCTCGTAATGATGATGGCCTATGTAAGCGGAAGACCGGATTTGAGATCTACTGCGAGATGGCCAGCATACATGGCTTTCACATCTTTGTGGGAGCAAAAACGTGGCAAAGGATACTCTGGTGGCTTCTCATTTGTAATGCGGTCCTACTTTCATTTACCCTAGTGATCATGTCCCTTTCCATGTCCAAGGAAACGCCTACCATTCGTTTCATAGACACCATGATGAAACCCACGGCGGAAGTGCCTTTTCCCGCTGTCACCATTTGCGGATTCAACACAAAGGAATGGATGAACTCCTCTCAAATAGTAAACCAAAGAAATGCAAGTTGGTTAGAGCTTCTGGAGGATTTGGCCTTACCAATCTGCCCACAAATAAAAATCTGTCAGTGGGATAATCGAATGGTGAACTGCCTAGATCAACTGCAACCCATTTGGACTCTTGACCAAAGGCTGTGCTGCAGCTTTAATTACAATAAGCAGCTTTTCAGCTCCTATTTGGGTGTTAGTTTTGTTTTAAGATCCAATGATGAGATCCTTCAAAGTTCGAAATCAGCTGGCTTTGAGGTGCTTATACACGAATCTCATGAAATACCCAATGGAGCAACACCAAGGGTATTTGTGCCAGGCGAATCAGATGCTCACATAATGCTTAGACCATATATCAATCGATTCACGAAAAATCTGAAGGGCTTATCTCTGCAGAAAAGAGGATGTTATTTTTCAACAGAACGTCGTCTAATATTATCCGATGTATATAACCAAATAAACTGCCTGGCTGAATGTCGCACCGAAAGTATCTTAAAATCATGTGGCTGTATACCGCCAAAATCACCTATTGAAAAAAGTTGGCTAATTTGCGATCTAAAGCAAATGCAGTGTGTAATAGATTTTG ATCATGATGAGATCATCAGTGGAGAACAAAAGAATTGCGATTGCCTTCCGCCATGTGAATTCAATCGCTATGAATTCCAAAGTGATATACGATTTATAAAGGGAATGATTAATAATAGTATTGTTAACACAAG CAATCAAGAGACCACAAATGAGGTCCGTGTCCGTGTCTACTACGACTCAGCGATTGCGGAGGAGCTGCTCCTGGACGTCTACGAAAACTGGCTGACATTCATAG GAACCTTTGGCGGCATAACCGGACTATTTATGGGCTGCAGTTTCGTTTCGGTCTTCGAActgattttcttttcttgtgTGCGACCCACATGCAACTGGCTGACCAGACAACAGATACTTTGGCGACGTCGAAGGAATCAGAGGGTTGGAATCACGGAGTCAAGGTCATTAGGGCCGGCTAATTAG